From Rhodovibrio salinarum DSM 9154:
TCGTCGGCGGCGCAATCGGTGGTGCTGATGCTGATCGTGATCGCGCTTACGATCATCCAGTTCCGCTACGTCGAAAAGCGCGTGGAATACGGGACGTGAGGGGCGCTGAACCATGATCGAACGCCGCCGCGGTCTGACCATCTTCTCCCACGCCGTGCTGTGGGGCGGCATCCTGACCGTGATCCTCCCGGTCTATCTGGCCTTCGTCGCCTCGACGCACCCGCTGGAGGACGTGCTGAGCGCACCGATTCCGGTACTCCCGGGCGACCAGCTCATCGAGAACTATACGGCCGTGCTCACCGGCAGCGTCGCCAACTTCGGCAGCGCGCCGGTGCTGCTGCTGCTCGCCAACTCGCTGGTGATGGCGTTGGGAATCTCGATCGGCAAGATCGCTATTTCGGTGATCAGTGCCTATGCGATCGTCTATTTCCGCTTTCCCCTGCGCCCGCTGTTCTTCTGGTTGATCTTCGTCACCCTGATGCTGCCGGTCGAGGTGCGGATCATTCCGACCTACGAGGTCGCCGCCAATCTGTCGCTGCTGAACAGCTATCAGGGCTTGATCCTGCCGCTGATCGCCAGCGCCACCGCGACCTTCTTGTTCCGGCAGTTCTTCCTGACGATTCCCGATCAGATGCTGGAGGCGGCACGGATCGATGGCGCCGGGCCGATCCGCTTCTTTATCGACATCGTCCTGCCGCTGTCGCGCACCAACATCGCCGCGCTGTTCGTGATCCTGTTTATCTACGGCTGGAACCAATACCTCTGGCCGCTTCTGATCACCACGGATCAGGACATGGGCACCATCGTGGTCGGCATCAGCAACCTGGTTCAGGTGACGGAGGCCGAGCCGCGCTGGCCCTACGTGATGGCGACCACGGTGTTGGCGCTGATTCCGCCGGTGGTGGTGATCGTGCTGATGCAGCGGCAGTTCGTGCGCGGGCTGGTCGAACAGGAAAAGTAACCCTACCCAACGCTTGGATTACGTGAGTGAACGCCATGGGCGAAATCGGTATCCGCGAGGTCCGCAAAAGCTTCGGCAAGACGCCGGTGATCCACGGGATCGACCTGGACGTCGCCGACGGCGAGTTCATCGTCGTGGTCGGCCCGTCCGGCTGCGGCAAGTCCACGCTTCTGCGCATGGTTGCCGGGTTGGAGGAGATTTCGCAGGGCGAGATCTCGATCGCCGGCAAGCGCGTCAACGAACTGGAACCCAAGGAGCGCGGCATCGCGATGGTGTTCCAGAACTACGCGCTCTATCCGCACATGAGCGTCTACGCCAACATGGCCTACGGCCTGAAGATCGCCCGCAAGTCGAAGGACGAGATCGACCGCCGGGTGCAGGAGGCCGCGCGGATCCTCGCGATCCAGGACTATCTGGAACGCCGGCCGGGCCAGCTGTCCGGTGGGCAGCGTCAGCGGGTGGCGATGGGCCGGGCGATCGTGCGCGATCCCAGCGTGTTCCTGTTCGACGAGCCGCTATCCAACCTGGACGCCAAGCTGCGCGTGCAGATGCGCCTGGAGATCAAGCAACTGCAGCGCCGTCTGGGCACCACCTCGCTCTATGTCACCCACGACCAGGTGGAGGCGATGACGCTGGCCGACCGCTTGGTGGTGATGAATGGCGGAGTCGCCGAACAGATCGACACCCCGCTGGAAGTCTATCAACGCCCGGCGACCCGCTTCGTGGCCGGTTTCATCGGATCCCCGGCGATGAACTTCCTGGACGCCGAGGTCGCCGATGGCGGCGACGTCCGTCTCGCCTCGATGGCTCAGCCGCTGGCCCGCCACCACAGCCTCGCCAACCATGCCGGCCGGTCGGTGACGCTGGGCGTACGCCCGGAGCACATCCGCCCGACCGTGAACGGCGAGTCGCCGGGCTTTCAACTATCGGTCGATCTCGTCGAGACCCTGGGCGCCGACACCCTGGCCCACGGCCGGGTCGACGACACGCCGCACGAACTGACCGCCCGTCTGCCGGGCACGCACCAGGTGGCGGAAGGCGACCGCGTGCCGTTGATGGTCGAACCGGAGTCGCTGCACCTGTTCGACCGCGACAGCGGCCAGCGGCTGGCGGGGTAGGGGGCATCCGCGCGACTGGAACCGCGTTTGCATCGCCGACTCCATGGCGTGCATGCGGGCTGTATTAGCTTCGTTGTTTTCGTCGCGATCGAGACTGCAGAGTCGCGTGAACCCGGCAACGATATCCACATTGCACAGTCTAGGGTTTTGGCGGCTTCGCGCGGGTTGTGCACCGTATTCACGTTTTCCACAAGAAGGGTGCCCCACGATCTTGTGGTTGACACCAGTGGCAGCGCTACAGATAGTGCTCAGTACAGTTTGTGCCGCTGTGAAGGGATACGGGTGATGGCGACGAACCCACCGAAAGGCGACGGTAAGCGCAACGGTGCGGTGCGCGGACGCTCGCAGGTTCAACATCCCGATGGACGGTGGACAAAGCGAGACACAGAGACTGGCCGGTTCATGGACCGGAAGTCCGACAACAAGCCTTTCAAAGGTGTCCGGCGCGAGAAATAGGCCGACACCAACAATGGACAATCTGACTTCCTAACCGGCGGGAAATGGGTTTTCCGCGGCACGGGTGGAGTCTGTCTTTTAGACCGGGGGTACAGGAGCAATGAGGATCCAGCGCCGCTTCACCGAGGCCGGGCAGGATGTCTACGAGTCGATCGGTTTCCGCGAGACGTCGAGCGAGATTCGGAACCCGGACGGCTCGGTCGTGTTCCAGGCCGAACGTGTCGAGGTGCCCGAGCACTGGAGCCAGGTCGCCAGCGACATCCTGGCCCAGAAGTATTTCCGCAAGGCCGGCGTGCCGGCAGCCACCAAGGCGGTCGAGGAAACCTCGGTGCCGTCCTGGCTGTGGCGCCGCGTGCCGGACGAGCAGGCGCTGGAGTCCGTCCCGGCCGAGCAGCGCTACGGCGGGGAGACGAGCGCCCGCCAGGTGTTCGACCGGCTGGCCGGCACCTGGACCTACTGGGGCTGGCAGGGCGGCTATTTCGACGGCGAGGAGGACGCGCGCGCCTTCTTCGACGAGATGCGCTTCATGCTGGCCAACCAGATGGCCGCGCCGAACAGCCCGCAGTGGTTCAACACCGGTCTGCACTGGGCCTACGGCATCGACGGGCCGAGCCAGGGCCACTACTACGTCGACTACAAGACCGGTCAGGTGAAGCCCTCGGACAGCGCCTACGAGCGTCCGCAGCCGCACGCCTGCTTCATCCAGTCGGTCAACGACGATCTGGTGAACGACAACGGCATCATGGACCTGTGGGTCCGTGAGGCGCGCCTGTTCAAGTATGGCTCCGGCACCGGCACGAACTTCTCCAAGCTGCGCGGTTCCGGCGAGCGGCTGGCCGGTGGCGGCAAGTCGTCCGGTCTGATGTCCTTCCTGAAGATCGGCGACCGGGCGGCCGGCGCGATCAAGTCCGGCGGCACCACGCGCCGGGCGGCCAAGATGGTCACGGTCGACATCGATCACCCGGACATCGAGGAGTACATCGACTGGAAGGTCGTCGAGGAGC
This genomic window contains:
- the ugpE gene encoding sn-glycerol-3-phosphate ABC transporter permease UgpE, which codes for MIERRRGLTIFSHAVLWGGILTVILPVYLAFVASTHPLEDVLSAPIPVLPGDQLIENYTAVLTGSVANFGSAPVLLLLANSLVMALGISIGKIAISVISAYAIVYFRFPLRPLFFWLIFVTLMLPVEVRIIPTYEVAANLSLLNSYQGLILPLIASATATFLFRQFFLTIPDQMLEAARIDGAGPIRFFIDIVLPLSRTNIAALFVILFIYGWNQYLWPLLITTDQDMGTIVVGISNLVQVTEAEPRWPYVMATTVLALIPPVVVIVLMQRQFVRGLVEQEK
- a CDS encoding sn-glycerol-3-phosphate import ATP-binding protein UgpC — protein: MGEIGIREVRKSFGKTPVIHGIDLDVADGEFIVVVGPSGCGKSTLLRMVAGLEEISQGEISIAGKRVNELEPKERGIAMVFQNYALYPHMSVYANMAYGLKIARKSKDEIDRRVQEAARILAIQDYLERRPGQLSGGQRQRVAMGRAIVRDPSVFLFDEPLSNLDAKLRVQMRLEIKQLQRRLGTTSLYVTHDQVEAMTLADRLVVMNGGVAEQIDTPLEVYQRPATRFVAGFIGSPAMNFLDAEVADGGDVRLASMAQPLARHHSLANHAGRSVTLGVRPEHIRPTVNGESPGFQLSVDLVETLGADTLAHGRVDDTPHELTARLPGTHQVAEGDRVPLMVEPESLHLFDRDSGQRLAG